The Candidatus Woesearchaeota archaeon genomic interval TTTAAAGACGATTATATGACATTACATACAAAGCTAGTTTTTATGACTTTTATTCTTTTCTACTTTTAACACATTTTAAGTCATCTTTGTTATAGCGCATTGATATAATTATGCGGCATACGATATGACCTCATTCATATAGTATACCACTAATAAGTAATAATTACAAGAAGAACTTTTATTTAAATCTTTCGGTTTTTTACCATTTGGAAGTGAATATATGGAAAGGTTTAAATATGAGAATAGCTTACTATGAGTATGGAAAACCAAATATTGCTTAATGTAGCGATCAAGGAAGAGCCAGAAGGCGGCTATTCTGTTGTTTGCACAGACTTAGATGTAGCCAGCCAGGGAGAAACAATAGACGAAGCTGTAAAAAATATTAAAGAAGCTGTTGAGCTATATTTTGAGAGTGCTAAAGAATTGGGAATCATGGATGAGATTCTTGAAAAATTGGGTCTAACTAAAAAAGATGTTGAAGAGGGTATTTCTGTCCCAAAAATATTCAAAACAGAAATTCCAGTAAAGGTAGCTGCATAAGATGAAGCTGCCATTGGTTTCTTCAGATAAAGTATTAAAACTGTTATCCAAGAAAGGCTTTTCTATAGTGAGACAAAAGGGCTCTCATATTTCTTTGCATAAAGAAGAGGAGGGAATAACATTATTGGTTGTTGTACCAAAAAAAGATCAAATAAAAATAGGAACTTTGATCAGCATCTTAAAGCAGGCTAAAATAACCAGGGAAGAATTTTTGAATGAGATAAAATAAGATTTATTAAATCTTTCGGTTTTGTAACCATTTGAGAGTAAAGATATGGAAAGGTTTAAATAGTTAAATAACTTACTCAAAACAAGGTGAATCAAAATGGCAACTGAAGTAGAAGGCATATACAAAAACGGGAAGATACTGCCTGTAAATGATATCAAGCTAGAGGAAAATACAAAGGTTACAGTTGTGATACATGATCACTTGAAAAAGAAGGCATTTATGGAAAAGTTAATTGGGGTTTGGGAGAATGTAAAGGAAATGGACGGCATATTTAACGACATCTTGAAAAGAAGGCATAAAGATATCGGAAGAAATGCAGGTATTTAAATGGTAGTTCTGGATACAGATTTTCTCGTAGGTTTGTTGAGAAAAAACAAGGATGCTGTCAAAAAATTTGAAGAAATTGGCCCCGATGAGCATTTAAGAACCACTGTTTTTAACATACATGAGCTAGTGGAGGGTGTTTGCAGATCCAGCAAACCAGAGCAAAATATGAAGCAGGTTGATGAGCTTATAAAAGATATAGAAATTTTGCCTTATCTGGGTTATCATCCTCAGATTTCTGGTAAAATCTCTGCAGATCTAATTAAAGAAGGCAAAATGGTTGGCATAATTGATGTGCTTATTGCGGCAATAGTTTTAAAAAATAAAGAGATGCTTATCACCAAGAACAAAGAACATTTCGAAAACATTGTAGGGCTGAAGATAATCGTTTGGTAGTTTATTCTCACGATAAAAAGGAAGTTCTGCAGTTTAATTTCTTATCCTTATTTCCTCTGCGTAAAGCCTGTTGGCGGAAAGCTCAATCTGTTCATGGAAGGCAAAGGAAACAGGACAAGTATAACAGCAGACTGCTTTGATGACTGCACTGCCTTAAATTAAATCTTTCGATTTTGTAACTATTTTAAAGCGAGGAGATTTAAAAAAAGAAAACTTAATAAAGGTATTGCTTCATTATCTGATAGATATGGCCAAGGTCAAACCAGCAAACGAAATAATGAATGCCGCCTACTGGCGAATAAAGCACAAAGATGTCTTTCATATGAAGAGCCTTTACATCATGATGTATGAATGGCTGGTGGAAGAGGAGTGGGCTAAGAGAGATGAGGATTTTCCTGAAAAAACATATCTGCAGAATGAGGCTGCGCAGGGCGGAACAGAGCTATGGATTTTCTGGAGGTTTGAGAAGGACCCTTTTCGTGGAAGAGCGCCACATGGAGTCAGCAAATTTTTTCAGTGGCAGATAAGAATAGACTTTCACATAATTCTTTTAAAAGACATTGAAGTAATGCACCAAGGCCAGAAATTCAAGACAAATTCAGGCGAAGTTGAGATGAAATATTTTCAGGGGAAGGGTGTTTAAAGAAGAAGCTGAAACATTGAAATTAGAGCTTTACAGGGAAGCATATAGGCTGCAGGATGCTGTAAAGAGCTATCTTAAATTAAAGAGATGGTATCCTGAGCCTGAAGAAATGGGCACATATTTTCCAACTGGCGGGCTGGGCGACGTATAAAAACATAAATTATATAAACTAATCAATTTAGATTTATAATATGTCTGAAGATACGCAATGGGAAACTCCTCATTATAAAATAAAAAAGGTCGGAATTGTTGATTTGGACGGCCTTTACAGGCTCATGCATAGATGGTATGTTGACAGAAACTATTATTTTGAAGAGCCCACATACAAGCATAAAGTGCCCAGCCCTGCAGGAGCAGAAGAGGAGTTTGAATGGTTTGGCTGGAGAAAGATGAATGATTATGTGAAATATTGGATTTTGACTTATATGCATTTCTATGAGATGAAAGAAGTGGAAATTATTAAAGACGGCAAGAAGAAGAAAATGATCAGGGCAAGGGTTTATATTGAAGTGTGGGGCACGATGGAGTGGGATTGGCAGAAAAGATGGACTGGCTCAAAGTTTTTGGAGAATGTAAGAAAATTTATGGATCAGTACTTTTTCATGACAAGGGACAAGATAGGGAGCGCAGTATGGGGTGACAGGCTGATGTATATTGCCATGAAGCTGCATAGTGAAATAAAAGAACATCTGGAGATGGAAACATTAAGCGATACTTATGCTGATATGTGGTGAGGTAAATGGCTGAAAGAGAATTGCTGGTTGAAAACAAAGTTGGCTATGAGGGGCTGTTCAGCGTTAAGGAGCTTTACAGGCTTATTGATGCTTTTTTCAGGGAAAAGGGCTATGACAAGAGGGAAATCAAAAACTCTGAAAAGGTTACTCCTGAAGGCAAATTCATTGAAGTTGAGATGATGCCCTGGAAGAAAGTGACAGATTACGCAAAGAATGAAATATGGATGCGCATAATAATTGAAAACCTCAAAGAAGTTGAGGTTGAGAAGAACGGCGTTAAGGTCAAATTAAACCAGGGTTCATTAAAGATTGTTTTCTACGGCTATCTTACAACGGATTACGAGAACAGGTGGGAGCAGAAGCCAATGTTCTTTTTCATAAGGACGCTGTTTGACAAGTTCTTTTTAAAGCAGTATGTTGATGAATTCAAAAAGAACCTGCTCGGCGATGTCAGCCTTATAAGAAACCAGGTGGACGGGTTTTTGAATTTATACAGGTACAGAACCTGATTTATCCCATCTTAGGAAAAATTAATAAACACAGCAATAAAAACTTAATTCTTGGAGGGTGATTTTATGAAAGAGCTTTGCTTCATCACAGTTATTGGATCTGACAAAAAGGGCATTATAGCGAATATATCCGGCTTCCTGTATAAAAACAGCGTCAATATTGAAGATATAAGCCAGAAAGTCATTAGCGGCTATTTTGTCATGACTTTGCTTGCGGATATAACTGATTCTAAGATAAGCGTTG includes:
- a CDS encoding ACT domain-containing protein, with product MKELCFITVIGSDKKGIIANISGFLYKNSVNIEDISQKVISGYFVMTLLADITDSKISVDEVRAGLDKIGEEMGLKIQVQHENIFKAMHRV
- a CDS encoding type II toxin-antitoxin system HicB family antitoxin, which codes for MENQILLNVAIKEEPEGGYSVVCTDLDVASQGETIDEAVKNIKEAVELYFESAKELGIMDEILEKLGLTKKDVEEGISVPKIFKTEIPVKVAA
- a CDS encoding type II toxin-antitoxin system HicA family toxin is translated as MKLPLVSSDKVLKLLSKKGFSIVRQKGSHISLHKEEEGITLLVVVPKKDQIKIGTLISILKQAKITREEFLNEIK
- a CDS encoding type II toxin-antitoxin system VapC family toxin, with the protein product MVVLDTDFLVGLLRKNKDAVKKFEEIGPDEHLRTTVFNIHELVEGVCRSSKPEQNMKQVDELIKDIEILPYLGYHPQISGKISADLIKEGKMVGIIDVLIAAIVLKNKEMLITKNKEHFENIVGLKIIVW
- a CDS encoding DUF104 domain-containing protein — its product is MATEVEGIYKNGKILPVNDIKLEENTKVTVVIHDHLKKKAFMEKLIGVWENVKEMDGIFNDILKRRHKDIGRNAGI